TAATATTTATAGTATTATTTAACCATGAATAACCATAACTTGAAATCGTAACTTCTTCTAAATTATTTATACCGCTTAGATTAATATTACTTAGCAATACTCGTTCTAAATTTAGGACTTTGATATTTGGGCAACCTTGAAAATTTAAATAATTTAAATACTCTGAAATAGACAAATGTGTTAAAGAGGGAATATTTAAAGTAAGTGTCTGGAAATTTCCACCTTGAATATTCAATTTCTTAAGACCGGTACAATTATCTACATTAAGCGCTGAAAGATAATAACCAGCAGCAAATAATTCTGTAAGGGAAGTCATCCCGCTAACATCAAAAGAGGTGAAGTTATTGTTCGGTATAAATTGTACAGAGAGTTTCGTAAGATTTGTGAAACTTTTAATACCTGTAATATCGCCGATTTGCGATCCCACTGTACTCGTTGTTCCATTAATATCAAGAGTTTTTATTAAACTTGCTTCGCTAGCCTGAATTTCGTTGTCGCCGTTAAGATCTATAGCAACAGGATTGTGGTTAACGTCGAGAGCGATATAATTTGTATTATTTGCAGATAATAAATAAGATTTAAAGTTCGGATCTGGAATATTTAAGATTTGTGCTTTAAATATAGGCAGAATACTTACGAAAAGAATGAGGTAAAGTTTTTTCATAAATTTTATTGGTTTATCATTTTTTATGTGAGTTTTTTTAGCATTACTTAATTGCTATTTAATGGTATCTAAAAAATATACTTAATTGAAATTAATTTTTTATGAATTTCTGTACCATAACCTGATCTTTTGTAAACAATCTGATCATATAGCTTCCTTTAGCAAGTTCAGAGGTGTTGACAGAATTATTGCTTACGCTTATTGAATTTAAAATCCTTCCAGCTGTATCATAGATTTCTGCCTTTACAATCTTCTCTTTTGACTTTATGAATACAATATCTTTTACCGGATTCGGATAGATACTGAACTGGTCTTTATCATTAGTAATTTCGGATGTTCCTAAGGTATTCTGAACAGAAGTTGTAGCAGTATTCGTAATGATAGGCGCATTATAATCAAAATAGATCTTGGCTGTATTACTGAAACTATCTCCGATAACCAAATTAGATTTTGTTTTGATTTTAAATGAAACATATCCGTCATTATTCGCATTATCAAAAGGAAGCTGAATGTTTTCAAAAATAAATTCGACTACATTTCCATTGATTCTCGTTACAAAATTATGGCTTCCATTAAGAGGAATCAAACTGGATAAATCGAATTTCGTAAGATCAATTTCGTCTTTTACCACAATATTTTTCGCATTGGCTGTCCCTGTATTTTCAAATCTGATTAGGTAATGAACGTAATCTCCAACTTTTGCTTGTGCAATTGAGGTTCCTTCAAGGCATGTTTTGTCATTGGGATCAAAAGAATTAACTACAGGTTGATTTAAAGTAAATATATTATCTGTTGGTGTATCATCTGTACCTCCATTAATCTGTGCTGTGTAGTGCAATAGATCTCCGCCATTTAAGGGTGGTGTTTGTGTTGGTGTGTTTAATGTAAAGGTTAATGTAACTTCTTTAGTCTCGAAGGGTAAAATATTGGTAAAATTCCAGGATAATATTCCAGTTGACTGAGTGTTTGGAGCAATCGTGGAGTTTAGATAATTCATCAGATTGTCATCAAAATTATAAACTAAAGTTCCCGATTGTGATGTGTTACCTTTATTTTTGAAAAAAACTTTATATTTTGTATCAAAACCTGGTACAGCAGCAGTCACAGGAATAATGATAATTTCTAGATCGTTATGTGTTCCATTGGCGGACATGCAAAAATTTTGAGTAAGGGGACTTGTTTGTGTAGGAAAATTTGCAGTTACATTTGTTGGTGAAATATTAAAATAAGTAGGGTTTTCTAATACAGGTGTAATGGTATAATTGCCGGCTTGAACTGGAATTGAATAATTTCCTGAAGCATTTGCTATCATATTACCGGCATTATAAGGATTTGTTATTGAGAATTTTTGAAACGCTTTTATAGGATCATTGATGTCACAACCATTATTATTGGAATCATATTTCGTGCTTCCCTGTATGGTATAAGAATTTCCTCCGGGAGCAAAAGAACAATATGAGTTTAATACAACATTAGGCTGATTGTAATAATTGACCAGTGCATTTATCGCTCCCAACTCGATATCATCAACGCATATATAACTTAAACTTGGTGTGTTTGAAAAATATGGAGTTGCTCCTTGAGTATAGTTATTTTTTCCGTTCTTAATATTAAAGCTTACGAGATTGGGATTATTAGAAAAATTAAAATTACCAAGCTGTGTAAGTTGTCCCACATCAATTGTAGTAAAAAGATTATAATCAATATATAAATTTGCCACATTAGGAGCCTCCCCAAACGGAATGGTTACAAGCTTATTATGTGAGGCAACAATGTTTGTCAAATTATTATTGTTATTTAAAATTAATGTTGTAATTAAATTATTATTACATTCTAAAGTGACCAGATTTGGGAAATTGGAAATATCTACCGATACTAATTGATTTCCACTACATGAGAGACTTTGTAGATTGGGGGAGTTAGTAATTGAGAAACCAGAAAGTTGATTGTTAGCGATAGATAAAGTCTGCAGACTGTTCAAATTATCAAAAGAAACGTTAGTAAGATTGTTGTTGGCTACATGTATAAGTGTAAGGTTGGATAATCCTGTTATTTGAAGATTAGTCAAAGCATTATTAAAAGCACTTAAAGCCGTAAGATTGGTAAACTGATTGATACCTGTAAGATCAGCAATCATATTACCTGTTTGACCGGGAATAAAAAGTTCTGATACATTCAATGCTTCTGAAACCTGAATTTCACTATCTCCGTTTGTATCAATTACAATTTTTTGGTGGTTATTGTTGTATGCGATCCCGTTTGTTGTGTTTGCTGACAGAAGTTTGGCTTTAAAATTAGCATCTGGAATATTCACAATCTGTGCCTGAAACATAGCAAATATAATCAGAGAAATGATTAAGTAGATTTTTTTCATGTATTACTAGTTAGTAGTTATTTTTTTATTTTAAAAAGCAAAAATAAGCCATCAATAGTATATATCAATGGCTTATTATTTAATTATTGTTAAAATGTCTGTTTTTTTTATTGATTTTCTATCAAATCTAAAAATTGTTGTTCATCAAGGATCTCAATAGTCCCGATATCCTGAGCTTTTTTCAATTTACTGCCGGCTTTTTCGCCCACAACAAGATAATTAAGGTTTTTAGAAACCGCAGAAATATTTTTTCCACCGTGTTTTTCCACCATATCCTCTGCAGATTCTCTTGTGAACAGAGACAGTTTTCCGGTGAACAGGAATGTTTTTCCATCCAGAACATGGGATAAAACTTCGTTGGTACTTTCTCCTTTTTCAAGCTGAACACCGTAGGTTTTTAAGCGTTCAATCATTAAAATATTTTCCGGATTATTGAAGAACGCTTCAATACTATATGCAATTTTACCTCCTATATCTTCCACCTGACACAATTCTTCGGCAGTTGCATTTTTCAGGTCATCAATAGTAGGGAAGTTTTTAACCAGTTTCTTGGCAACTGTTTCTCCTACATGTTTGATACCGATTCCATACAATACTTTCTCAAAAGGAATTTCCTTAGATTTTTCAATTCCTGAGATAATATTTTGTGCCGACTTTTCAGCCATTCTTTCCAGCGGAAGTAATTGTTCTTTGGTTAAAGTGTAAAAGTCTGCCGGATTTTCAATTAATTTTTCCCGGTAGAGTTGTTCAATGGTTTCGCTCCCTAAATTTTCTATGTTTAAAGCCTTTCTTGAAACATAATGAATCATTCTTCCTACTACCTGCGGAGGGCAGTGGAGTTCATTCGGACAGAAATGAATCGCCTGATCTTCCACTTTTATAAGTTCGGTTCCGCATTCAGGACAATGTTTAATGTATTCGATTTCCCTGCTTTTTTCTGTTCTTTTGTCTTTGTTGACACCCACAATTTTGGGTATAATTTCACCTCCTTTTTCTACATAAACAAAATCGTGTTCATGCAGATCCAGCTTTTTAATGATATCTTCATTATGAAGAGATGCCCTCTTAACAGTGGTTCCTGCCAATAGAACAGGTTTCAGATTAGCTACCGGAGTAATGGCTCCTGTTCTTCCGACCTGATAGGATACACTTTGTAATTCCGTTTCTACTTTTTCAGCTTTAAATTTATAGGCCATTGCCCAGCGAGGTGATTTTGCAGTATATCCAAGTTGTCTCTGCTGTTGTAAAGAATTTACTTTTAGTACAATTCCATCAATTTCAAAAGGAAGATTATGTCGTTCTGTATCCCAGAAAGTAATGAAATCTTTTACTTCATCTAAAGTTTTACAAAGTTTTGCCTGTTGGGAAGTTTTGAAACCCCAGGTCTGAGCTTTTTGAAGCAATTCCCAATGCGTTTCTGCCGGAATTTCCTCGGAAATAAACTGATACAATACAGAAGAAAGCCCGCGTTTTCTTACCTCACCACTATCCTGCATTTTCAAACTTCCGCTTGCCGTATTTCGTGGATTCATAAAAGGATCTAATCCTTCTTCCTCTCTTAGTTTATTGATTTTATCGAAATTTTTTCTCGTCAGATATATTTCCCCACGCATGAAAAAACGATACGGAAAATCTCCTTTCAATGTCAAAGGAATATCTGAAATAGTACGTACGTTAGCAGTGATCTCATCTCCCTGGAAACCGTCTCCACGAGTAACTCCCTGTATCAGTTTACCATTTTCATACAAAATAGAAATAGAAGCACCATCATATTTTAATTCTGCAACAAATTCCACGGGGCCGGTAATCGTTTTAATAATTCGCTTTTCCCAGTCTTCAAGATCATCAAAATCATAGGAATTATCCAGGGAATACATTCTGAACTGATGCTGAATAGTAGGAAAGACTTTAGTGATCCCACCTCCAACACGTACACTGGGAGAGTTGGCATCATAAAATTCCGGGTGCTTTGCTTCGAGATCCTGAAGTTCCTTTAATAATTGGTCAAATTCAAAATCTGAAATGGTAGGTTCATCCAGTAAATAATAATTTTCATTATGCTGATGAAGTTCTTTACGAAGCTGTTCTATCTTTTGTTGAATGTTTTCGGACATTGCTATTTTTTCTTTTAAGCAAAAATAGCTAAAACTAATATCATTAAGAAAATAACATAATTAAATAATATGGATACATTAAAAATTTGTAATACATGATAAGTTGTTGATTGCCATTTCTTTATTTTATTTGTTAGTAATAGCTTAACATATCGTTCTAATTTAATTAAAGAAATGTTAAAATTTCCTTAAATAGCAAGCTTGTACAGACCCAATACCTTTGCCCCAGCTAATTTGAAAAGATGAGAAAAGTAAAGATTGTATTGGGATTATTGTTTTTGAGCTTTGGTACAATGGCTTATGCACAGACCACACAGGCATCCATTACCGGAAAAATCACCGGGACTAAAGCCCAGGAAAAAGTAAAGGTAACCATCGTTAATGAGTCTACAGGTTTTAGAACAGAAACTGAAACCAATTCAAAAGGAGAGTATATTTTTAAAGAAATTCCTCTTGGTGGTCCTTATACGGTTATTGTAAACGATGAAAAAAGAGAGGGCTACAATGTCAATTTTGGAGATCAGGTTACCGTAGATGTTAATCTTGGGGATCATGAAAAGGTAATTGAAACCGTAGTTGTAACGGGAAACCTTAAAAATAAGATCGGAAATCTTGGTGCGGCAACAGCTATTTCTGCTAAAAACATGGGAATATTGCCAGTTAATGGAAGAAACTTTACCAATCTTACAGAATTGTCTCCGTTAAGTGGAAAGGGAGGGAATTTATCAGGACAATTAGGATCTTCAACCAACTTTACCATCGATGGAATGACTGCCAAGAATCCAACTTCTGCAGGATCTACAACCAGCCGAAGTGGCGCACCCTATTCCATTTCAATTGAAGCAGTACGTGAATTTAAAATTACGACCAACCAGTATGATGTTACATTGGGAAGAAGTGGAGGAGGTACGGTGAGTGCTGTAACGAAATCAGGAACCAATACCTTTACGGGAAGTGCCTGGGAATATCTGAGAACAGGATGGTTATCCAGCAAATATGATATCAGGGGAAATGAAAGGGTAAACGACTTTTCAACCTCACAGTTCGGGGTATCTTTAGGAGGTCCGATTATTAAAAATAAGTTGCATTTCTTTGCCGCATGGGATCATCAATTGGATTCCAGGCCTTTGATCATTGCAGATGTAAGAACTAAAGATGATGCTTTAAGGTTTAATGTAACCAATGAAACACTTAATCAGGTTTTAAATATTGGGAGAGCTAAATATGGTGTCGGAAATACTCCGCAATTCGGAAGCTTTGATAAAGTAAGGAATTCTGATGCCGGATTCCTACGTTTAGACTGGCAGATCAACCCTAAAAACTTACTAACCTTAAGAAATAACTTTACTTATGATTTTAATAAAAACGGATTGGCAGATAACACAGCCATCAACTTTTTTGAATCATATGGAAATGATAAAAACCTGGATAATAGCTTATTATTAACCTTAAGATCAAATCTGAAGTCAAATCTTACCAATGAATTAAAAGCACAATATTTATATACTTACCAGAACAGCTACCAGAACAATCAGTTGGGGCATGCTGTTCCCAGGGCAATTGTAGAACGTGTACCGTCTACCATTGATGGAAAGGACCTTACAACCAATATCCAGATCGGCGGACACCGTTTCGGACAGGAAAGCTTTAGAAATAATGTATTCCAGATCGTAGACAATTTATACTATAATACAGATAAGATTAAATATACAGCAGGTATCGACCTGATGTACACGAAATCAAAATCTATTTATGGTAGCGAGGTGAACGGAAGATTTCAATTCTTAGGAATTGATAATTTTAATAACCTTACGCCTTACAGGTTTTACAGAGAGGTTCCTTTAATGGATGATCCTTCTGTAAAATCGAACATTTGGAATGTTGGCGTATATGGTCAGATTCAAACAAAAATTGCTAAAGGACTTGACTTAATGGCTGGTTTAAGGCTGGATTATGGTGGATATCCTAAAGCCGAGCTTAATCAAAAGCTATATGATCAAATGGGAATCAGAACCGATAACCGTATTAAATCATTTGTTATTCAACCCAGATTTCAATTTGACTGGAATATCAATGAAGAAAGCAAAGACTTCTTGAAATTTGGTGCAGGAATCTTCTCTTCGGATATCAACAATTATATGGTGATCAACAACCTTGTATTTGACGGAAGACACTTGGCAACGGTAGATGTGACTGGTAAAGATGTTCCTGTCCCGAACTTCACCAGCTATAGGAATGATTACGGAACTGTTCCTACTTTATCACAATATCAGATTCCTACCATTAATTATACAGGTAAAGATGCTAAAATTCCAATCGTTTATAAGGCGAATATCTCCTATACTCACTTCTTTAATGAAAGATTCAGAGCGGGTGTTGCTGCTTATGCTGCCTTAGGAAGAAACAATTATTTCTATTATGACAGAAACATGGTAGCCAATCCTTATTTTACATTAAATAATGAAGGGGGAAGAGGTGTTTTTGTTCCTCTGAATACAGTAAATGCTAATGGAACTGTTGATTGGAAAGCAGGCAGAATTAATAATAATTTCGGAAGGGTACTTGAACTTGTAAGCGACGGGAAAGTAAATCAGTTTTCGTTTGTATTTGATACAAGTTACCGTTATTACAAAGATGGAGAAATTACAGCAAGCTACACATGGTCTGATATCAAGGATAATACCTCATATAATGGGAATGTTGCCAATTCTGCAACTTTATCCACAATGGTTGAAAGTGACCCGAGAAATCTGAGAATGACCTATTCCGATAATCAGTTCCGTAATAAGGTGGTATTGTATGGGAATTCACCTACCTTTTTTGGATTTACCGTAGGTATACGATATTCAGGGATAGGAGGAACCAGATTCTCAGTGACTTCCGGAGGAAATACGAACGGAGATTTTGTTGATACGAACGATCTGGCATACATATTCCCGAATCTTACACAGACTTTAATTGATAACCCTGAAGTAGGTAAAGCATTGAAAAACTATATCAGCGATTACAATAACAAAATTGCTGAACGTAATGGAGGTAAGAACGGTTTCTATGGAGTATGGGATATCCGTATTGCTAAGAAGATCAAGTTTGAAAAAATTGGTGGATTTGAACTTTCAGTTGATATTTTTAATGTTGCCAATCTTCTTAATAAAGAGTGGGGAGTCAATAAATCCTATGGAAATACAGCATTGTATAGAATTACAGGATTTGATGCAGCAACACAACAATATCAATATAAACTGAATACCAGTGGATTAGAACCTTTATCAGGTAATCCTTACCAGATTCAGTTAGGAGCGAAATATACTTTCTAAAATTTTAATACTACCTTTATGTCAAAGTCCCGGACTTTGACATTTTTAATTATCTGATTATATTATGAAAAATTTTATCTTAGGGTTAGCAGTTTTAAGTACAGTTGCAATGAAGGCACAAACCCAGATTATCGCACACAGAGGTTATTGGCAAACACAACCTCCAACCACCGAAAATTCATTAAAATCGTTGGAGAATGCCCAAAAGCTTAAGATTTATGGAGCTGAATTCGATGTGAGAATGACAAAGGATGGAGTCCTGGTCGTTAACCATGATGAGCACCATGGAAAAATGGAAATTTCCGAAACAGACTTCAAAGAGTTAGAAAAAGTGAAGCTTTCAAACGGTGAAAACTTCCCGACCCTTAAAGATTATCTGAAACAGGGAAAGAAAGATAAGTCTCTTAGACTGATTGTTGAAATTAAGCCCGATAAGACAAAAGAAAAAGAAGATGAGCTGGTTCAAAAAACAATCAAAACAATAAAGGACCTGAAACTGGAATCTCAGAGTGAATTTATTTCTTTCAGCCTGAATATTTGTAAAGAAATTAAAAAGGCAGAACCGAAATTTAAAGTTCAATACCTTAATGGAGAATTGTCTCCGGAACAGATTAAAAATGAAGGTCTGGACGGGATGGACTATCATTACAGTGTTTTCGACAAAAATCCGACATGGATTTCCGAAGCTAAAGAATTGGGTTTAATTACCAATTCATGGACTGTGAATGATATTGCGGTTTATGAGAAATTAAAAAGCCAGGGAATCGGTTTTATTACAACAAATATTCCTGATCAGTTAAAAGGTAAATAGACCTTAAAAGTTTATTTAAACGTAGATATTTTTTAGCAGCTTGCCCATGGCAAGCTGCTTTTTTTATAATATACATTCAGATGAGAACGGTTCTGGTGATCAAGTATTTGATTACTAGATTTTTATTGTGATGTGAAAGTAATGTATCATAAAAAGACAATAAAGATAATGAAATAAGCTATGCATATCACATTAAATAATATTCATCATTTTAATGTGCTGTTAACCAGAAAAGTACAAACCCTTGTTGATAATAAGTTCATATTGTGTTTAATATTTTTTTAATAAATGTTAAAATAGTATTAAAATCATCTTCACCAGTAGCTTTTACTTTTGCGCAAACAAAAAGATATGCGTAAACAGAAACAGAAACTATTGTTTTTATCATTTTTGGGATTAGTTAGTTCCAGCCTGACAGCCCAACAGAAAGCCAGGAAAGATACCATTAAAAATATTGATGAAGTGGTCGTTACTGCTTTAGGTATTAAAAGACACGATAAATCTTTAGGATATGTTGCTGAAACCATCAAATCTGAAGAGCTGTTAAAAACCCAGAATAATAACTGGGCTCAGGCTCTTGAAGGTAAAGTTGCCGGTTTGAAGATCCAAACAGCGGGAGCGGGGCCTTTAGGAAGCTCACTCATCAAACTTAGAGGTGATATCTCGATGAATATGGATCAGAATAATGCACTTATCGTAGTGGATGGTGTTCCATTAAGCAATTCAACCACAGGTACCGGATTTTCAGCCTATGGAGCAGGAGCAAAAGCTGATTTACCTATTGATTACGGGAATGGAATCAACAGCATCAACCCTGATGACATTGAAACAATAACAGTTTTAAAAGGATCTACCGCAGCAGCTTTATACGGATCACGAGGTGCGGGAGGTGCAGTAATGATCACAACTAAATCCGGAAAAACCAAAAAGGGAAAGATACAGGTTACCTTAAATTCCTATTCAAGCTATGATACAGTGCTAAAATGGCCGGACTATCAATATGAGTATGGTCAGGGGACTATGCAAAAGGATTCGAAAGGGAATTATTTCTATTCGTATGGGGCTTCACCGGATGGAGTAAATACCGGTGGTACTAGTAGTGCATTCGGGCCGAAATTTGCAGGCCAATATTATTTTCAATATGATCCCACATTGGAAGGTCAGAGTGCGGAACGAGAATTATGGAGACCTTACAAAGACAATATCAAAGGCTTCTGGCAAACAGGTAGCACATTTTCAAACAATATTGCTGTAGAGGCATCCAATGAAAATACCTCTTTCAGGTCCTCATTAACCTATCTTAAAAATGAGTGGATGATGCCTAATACGGGTTTCGACAGATTTAATGCAGCGATTTCTTTTGACCATAAGATCAATGAAAAATTAAAAATAGGAGTTAAATTCAACTATAATAAAATGACAAGTGATAACCTGCCTGCGACAGGTTACAGCAATCAATCGATTTCCTACTTCATGATTTTCCAGAACCCGAATGTAGATCTTGCCTGGTATCGGCCAATATGGAAAAAAGATAAATACCAGGTGGATCAGATCCATCCCTTCAGTTCCTATATTGATAATCCATACATGATCGCCTACGAAATGTTAAACGGGGTGGATAAGAATTTTATCACAGGAAACATAAACCTTAACTATAAATTGGCCAAAAACTTTGAGGTCATGTTCAGATCCGGTATGGAGCTCACCAATGAAGAACGTACTCAGCAAAGGCCATGGAGTTCTGCCAACTATCTTCAGGGAATGTACAGGGAGCAGCATATTAAACAGATGGATCTTAATAACGATTTATTATTTACTTATAAAAATACATTTAAAGATTTTGATTTCAGTGCATCAGTAGGAGGAAATATCCGTTATTCCGAATACACGATGTATGATTATCTCGCCGACGGTCTTTTGAAGCCGGGAGTTTATACACTGCCCAATGGCATTGCCAACATTACAAAATTTGCAACTCCAAACGATAAGCAGGTCAATAGTGCCTATGGTTTGGTGACTTTGGGGTATCAGAATAAGATCTTCCTTGACCTTACGGCAAGAAATGATTGGAGCAGCACACTTCCTAAAAACAACAGATCCTATTTTTATCCTTCAGCAGGGCTTTCTTTTATTCTTTCAGACATATTCAAACTTAGCTCAAACCAGTTCAATTACTGGAAATTAAGGGCTTCCTGGTCAAAGGTTGGAAATGACACAAGCCCTTATAAACTTATAAAATATTATAACAACAGTGTGTTCTCCGGATCAGTAGAGGCTCCCTCTTTATTTCCTAATCCTAACCTGAGACCTGAGATGCTTACCAATATTGAAGCCGGAATGGATTTCAGTATAATTAAAAACAGGATCAGCTATTCCATTACCGCATACCAGAACAATTCTAAGGACCAGATCGTTGATATCCCGGCTCTGTATGAAACAGGATATAGTAAAAGAACCATCAACGCAGGGGAGATACGAAACAGGGGATTGGAAATGACTTTAAATACCTTTCCCGTTAAAAATAAAAATTTCTCGTGGAGTGTAAATGCGAACTGGTCAATGAACAGAAATAAGATCCTTTCACTTCCGGATGAATTTCAAGGACAGCCTTATACTTTAGGCAGTGTAGGTGGAGTGGTGTATTATAATGCAGTAGTTGGTGGATCATTGGGAGATATGTATGGCTATGGACTGATGTATTCACCTGACGGACAGGTTTTATATGGAAGTGACGGCTTAACAGCGAAGCCAACTGAGATGAAAAAGATAGGAAATGCATATCCGAAATGGAGGGCCGGTCTTCAAAACGAGTTCAGATACAAGAATTTTACCGTCAGCTTTTCTTTTGACGGACAATACAAAGGAATGGCCTATTCCCAGTCGCATCACAAAATGACTGAACAGGGCAAATTAACGCATACCCTGATCGGAAGAGATAATCCGAATGGTCTGATCGTAGGAGAAGGAGTGGTACAAAATCCTGACGGATCTTACTCACCAAACACCAAAGGTGTCGCCGTTTCGGCTTATTACGCTGATTATTACAGAAGAGCCAATGTAGAAACCAACTCATTTGATACCTCTTTTGTCAAATTAAGGGATGCAAGAATATCTTATACTTTTCCTAAAAGTGTAACGGAGCAGCTTAAACTGACCGATCTTACAATAGCATTATTTGGAAGAAATCTTTGGATGTGGACAAAGTTCCCGTTATTCGATCCTGAAGCTGCAACTCTTAATGACAGCCAGATTACACCGGGAGTGGAAATGGGACAGCTGCCTACGGCCAGAACAGTGGGAATTCAGCTTAATGTTAAATTTTAAAATTGAAAATCATGAAAAAATTATTACTCAACATATTATTAATTTCAGGAATAGTTCTTATCCCTGTTTCCTGCAGCAGAAGTCTTGATGAAGTAAATATTGACGAAAGCAGGATAAGTGATCCGGTAGCGGCTAAATTACTTGTTCCTATTCAATATAACATGGCTTCCGTTAATTACATGCGAGCCAATGATTTTACGTTTGACATTATGCAGGTGTCACTTGATTTTCCGAATGAAGGAAATTCGTTGAGCCGGTATTATATTACCGAAAATACAGGAGCCGGATTCTGGAATAACTCATATAAATGGCTGAAACAGGTAAAAGACCTGAAAGAGGCAGCAATAGTAGAAAAAGACCAGAATTATCAGGCTATTGCTATGGTATTAAATGCCTGGATTTATTCCAATCTTACAGATACCTATGGTGATATTCCCTTTACTGAAGCTTCAAGATTAGACGATGGGATATCACAGCCTAAATTTGATAAACAAAAAGACATTTATATTCGATTGCTGGATGATCTGAAAGCAGCCAATGCACTTTTTATTACCAATAAGCCACTTACAGGGAATGATCTTTTCTATAAGGCAGAATCGGATGCCAATGGGATTATAAACTGGAAGAAGTTTTGTAATTCTTTGTCGTTGAGGTTGCTGACAAGAATCCTGAAGAAAAACGGAGAAGTAAATGTTCATCAGCGAATTCAGGAGATTGTAAATGATCCTGCCACATATCCTCTCTTTCAAAATAACAATGAGACAGCAAAGCTCAATATTACAGGAGTATCACCACTTCTTCCTCCTATTGCAAGGCCTCAGGATTTTACTACAGGAAGAGCGGCTTCGGAATTTTTTGTAGAAGCTCTGAAAGCGAATAACGATCCACGTCTGGCTATGTTTTTCGGCCAGGCTAAAGATATTGCCAGCCAGCAGAATATAGGGTATAAAGGTGCTCCATCAGGTTATGCTTATGGAACGATATTCAGTTATCAACCGTCCAATATGAATCAGAATCTAGCAAAAGCTCCGCTGAATATTCTCATTTATCCTTATGCAGAACTGCAGTTCATCCTTTCGGAATTAGCAAACAAAGGAATCATTCAGGGAAATGCCCAGACCTTTTATGAAAATGGGGTAAAGGCTGCAATAGAACAATGGGGAGCTGTTGTACCTGCAAATTATTTTGCGAATCCGAATGTCGCTTATAATGGAAATATCGACAGGATTATGCTTCAGAAATATATTGCATTGTTCTTTGTAGATCA
The sequence above is drawn from the Chryseobacterium daecheongense genome and encodes:
- a CDS encoding SusC/RagA family TonB-linked outer membrane protein translates to MRKQKQKLLFLSFLGLVSSSLTAQQKARKDTIKNIDEVVVTALGIKRHDKSLGYVAETIKSEELLKTQNNNWAQALEGKVAGLKIQTAGAGPLGSSLIKLRGDISMNMDQNNALIVVDGVPLSNSTTGTGFSAYGAGAKADLPIDYGNGINSINPDDIETITVLKGSTAAALYGSRGAGGAVMITTKSGKTKKGKIQVTLNSYSSYDTVLKWPDYQYEYGQGTMQKDSKGNYFYSYGASPDGVNTGGTSSAFGPKFAGQYYFQYDPTLEGQSAERELWRPYKDNIKGFWQTGSTFSNNIAVEASNENTSFRSSLTYLKNEWMMPNTGFDRFNAAISFDHKINEKLKIGVKFNYNKMTSDNLPATGYSNQSISYFMIFQNPNVDLAWYRPIWKKDKYQVDQIHPFSSYIDNPYMIAYEMLNGVDKNFITGNINLNYKLAKNFEVMFRSGMELTNEERTQQRPWSSANYLQGMYREQHIKQMDLNNDLLFTYKNTFKDFDFSASVGGNIRYSEYTMYDYLADGLLKPGVYTLPNGIANITKFATPNDKQVNSAYGLVTLGYQNKIFLDLTARNDWSSTLPKNNRSYFYPSAGLSFILSDIFKLSSNQFNYWKLRASWSKVGNDTSPYKLIKYYNNSVFSGSVEAPSLFPNPNLRPEMLTNIEAGMDFSIIKNRISYSITAYQNNSKDQIVDIPALYETGYSKRTINAGEIRNRGLEMTLNTFPVKNKNFSWSVNANWSMNRNKILSLPDEFQGQPYTLGSVGGVVYYNAVVGGSLGDMYGYGLMYSPDGQVLYGSDGLTAKPTEMKKIGNAYPKWRAGLQNEFRYKNFTVSFSFDGQYKGMAYSQSHHKMTEQGKLTHTLIGRDNPNGLIVGEGVVQNPDGSYSPNTKGVAVSAYYADYYRRANVETNSFDTSFVKLRDARISYTFPKSVTEQLKLTDLTIALFGRNLWMWTKFPLFDPEAATLNDSQITPGVEMGQLPTARTVGIQLNVKF
- a CDS encoding SusD/RagB family nutrient-binding outer membrane lipoprotein produces the protein MKKLLLNILLISGIVLIPVSCSRSLDEVNIDESRISDPVAAKLLVPIQYNMASVNYMRANDFTFDIMQVSLDFPNEGNSLSRYYITENTGAGFWNNSYKWLKQVKDLKEAAIVEKDQNYQAIAMVLNAWIYSNLTDTYGDIPFTEASRLDDGISQPKFDKQKDIYIRLLDDLKAANALFITNKPLTGNDLFYKAESDANGIINWKKFCNSLSLRLLTRILKKNGEVNVHQRIQEIVNDPATYPLFQNNNETAKLNITGVSPLLPPIARPQDFTTGRAASEFFVEALKANNDPRLAMFFGQAKDIASQQNIGYKGAPSGYAYGTIFSYQPSNMNQNLAKAPLNILIYPYAELQFILSELANKGIIQGNAQTFYENGVKAAIEQWGAVVPANYFANPNVAYNGNIDRIMLQKYIALFFVDQQQWFEKRRTGFPVLPNNGGLLNNGNLPQRLMYPPNPKVLNTANYQAAVQQMGGDNINIKTWWNN